In bacterium (Candidatus Blackallbacteria) CG13_big_fil_rev_8_21_14_2_50_49_14, one genomic interval encodes:
- a CDS encoding heme biosynthesis protein: MSRSLERWSELKGRQIEPEQPKLFPAYVVWELTLSCDHACLHCGSRAAVSRQQELSPEEALLIVPQLAELGTREVVLIGGEAYLSPVFLPLVSALAEAGITPVMTTGGWDMTPERARTMAQAGMKRVSVSLDGLEKAHQQIRQRRDSFKHALRAMTAIGDAGMD; this comes from the coding sequence GTGAGCAGATCGCTGGAACGTTGGTCTGAGCTGAAAGGCAGGCAGATTGAGCCCGAGCAACCAAAACTTTTTCCGGCCTATGTGGTCTGGGAACTGACACTTAGCTGCGATCATGCCTGTCTACATTGTGGTTCGCGTGCGGCAGTCTCCCGCCAGCAGGAACTGAGCCCAGAAGAAGCCCTGTTGATTGTTCCTCAGTTGGCAGAACTCGGTACGCGCGAAGTCGTTCTGATCGGGGGAGAGGCTTATCTCTCTCCCGTTTTTTTGCCCCTGGTTTCAGCTTTGGCCGAGGCGGGTATCACCCCAGTCATGACCACGGGCGGCTGGGACATGACGCCTGAACGCGCTCGAACCATGGCACAAGCTGGTATGAAGCGTGTTTCAGTCAGTCTTGATGGGCTTGAAAAGGCCCATCAGCAGATTCGCCAGCGCCGGGACAGTTTTAAACACGCTTTGCGGGCTATGACCGCTATTGGCGATGCGGGAATGGAT
- a CDS encoding formate--tetrahydrofolate ligase (catalyzes the formation of 10-formyltetrahydrofolate from formate and tetrahydrofolate), translating into MKADWEIARDAEPEMKTAWELGDALGLDPQEILPHGHFLAKLDYRKILERLKDQPQGHYIDVTAITPTPLGEGKSTTTIGLIQGLGRLGKRVTGAIRQPSMGPIFNIKGSAAGGGYAQCIPLSEFSLGLTGDFDAIITAHNLGMVALTSRMQHEFNYDDALLESKNLKRLNIDPRNLATGWVMDLCAQSLREIVIGMGGKMDGLLTQSGFQIAVSSELMAILSVANDLADLRARIAKMILAYDKSGKPVTCADLEVDGAMSALMVKALNPNLMQTLEGQPVLVHAGPFANIALGQSSILADRLGLKLADYHVTESGFGADIGFEKFWNLKCRFSGLRPSCAVIVATVRALKMHGGGPAVAPGKPLDPAYTQSAPELVEKGLENLKAHLEIVRQSGVPAVVCLNHFVTDSPEEVERVRQAVESMEARFAVSRHWELGGAGAEALAEAVLDACQEKSEFEFLYPDSLPLSEKIERIATRIYGAKGVQFLPAAKAQLKKIEADPIVSKFGTCMAKTHLSLSDNPALKGRPQDWELTVRELKVYQGAGFVVPVAGDIKLMPGTASDPAYRRIDVDTETGQVTGLF; encoded by the coding sequence ATGAAAGCCGATTGGGAAATTGCACGCGACGCCGAACCCGAAATGAAAACCGCCTGGGAGTTGGGAGACGCCCTGGGGCTGGATCCTCAGGAAATTTTGCCCCATGGCCATTTTCTGGCCAAACTGGATTATCGCAAAATTCTGGAACGCCTCAAGGATCAGCCCCAAGGCCATTATATTGACGTCACGGCGATTACGCCGACCCCCCTGGGGGAAGGTAAATCCACCACCACGATAGGTCTGATTCAGGGTCTGGGTCGCTTGGGCAAGCGGGTCACCGGCGCGATTCGCCAACCTTCCATGGGCCCGATCTTCAATATCAAAGGCTCTGCCGCAGGCGGCGGTTATGCCCAATGCATTCCGCTGAGTGAGTTCAGTCTGGGTTTAACCGGCGATTTCGACGCTATTATCACGGCACATAATCTTGGCATGGTGGCCCTGACCAGCCGCATGCAACATGAATTTAATTATGACGATGCCCTGCTTGAAAGCAAAAATCTCAAACGCCTGAATATTGATCCCCGCAATCTGGCCACCGGCTGGGTCATGGATCTTTGCGCCCAATCCCTGCGCGAAATTGTGATCGGCATGGGCGGTAAAATGGATGGACTGCTGACCCAGTCGGGCTTTCAAATTGCAGTCTCCAGTGAATTGATGGCCATTTTAAGCGTGGCGAATGATCTGGCCGACCTGCGGGCCCGGATCGCCAAGATGATTTTGGCCTATGATAAATCCGGAAAACCCGTGACCTGTGCAGATCTGGAGGTGGATGGTGCCATGAGCGCTTTGATGGTCAAGGCCCTCAATCCCAATCTCATGCAAACCCTGGAAGGTCAACCTGTTTTGGTGCATGCTGGGCCTTTTGCAAATATTGCCCTGGGCCAGTCGTCAATCCTGGCAGATCGACTGGGGTTGAAACTTGCAGATTACCATGTCACCGAAAGTGGCTTTGGTGCAGATATTGGCTTCGAAAAATTCTGGAACCTGAAATGCCGTTTTTCTGGCCTGCGGCCCTCCTGTGCCGTAATCGTGGCGACTGTCCGCGCCTTGAAAATGCATGGTGGGGGGCCTGCCGTAGCCCCGGGAAAACCGCTTGACCCCGCCTATACCCAATCAGCACCTGAACTGGTCGAAAAAGGCCTGGAGAATCTGAAAGCCCACCTTGAAATCGTGCGGCAAAGTGGCGTGCCTGCGGTGGTTTGCTTAAACCATTTTGTTACGGACAGCCCGGAAGAAGTTGAAAGGGTACGCCAGGCCGTTGAATCGATGGAAGCGCGCTTTGCGGTTTCTCGCCATTGGGAACTGGGCGGTGCCGGAGCTGAAGCATTGGCAGAAGCCGTATTGGATGCCTGTCAAGAAAAATCTGAATTTGAATTTCTCTATCCTGACAGTCTGCCACTTTCTGAAAAAATTGAGCGGATTGCGACCCGCATCTATGGGGCAAAGGGCGTTCAATTCCTGCCTGCCGCCAAGGCCCAATTGAAAAAAATTGAAGCGGATCCGATCGTGTCGAAATTTGGAACCTGCATGGCCAAAACCCACCTTTCGCTCTCAGACAACCCCGCCTTGAAAGGGCGCCCCCAGGATTGGGAATTAACCGTTCGGGAACTGAAAGTGTATCAAGGGGCGGGATTTGTCGTCCCTGTGGCCGGGGATATCAAACTCATGCCTGGAACCGCTTCAGATCCAGCCTACCGCCGCATTGATGTGGATACAGAAACCGGCCAGGTCACGGGCTTGTTCTGA